One Clostridia bacterium DNA window includes the following coding sequences:
- a CDS encoding thioredoxin domain-containing protein: MSTSQTNTLGHASSAYLRSAMHQPIQWHEWGDEAFALAQRENKPVLLDIGAVWCHWCHVMDRESYDSPEVARIINENFVAIKVDRDERPDVDSRHQTAVAAISGQGGWPLTVFLTSEGKPFYGGTYFPPADSMGRPGFKKILLAISEAYRERRSDVEEEAGKLMHALGHAEGMLGGSAEFSPRVVEQMVQAALGAFDRENGGFGGAPKFPHPAALDLLLDWYSRTGEEQVGTVVMKTLEHMARGGVYDQLAGGFHRYSVDERWCVPHFEKMSYDNSELLKNYVHAYQATRNPFFAHIARDIIRWMDEWLSDRERGGFFSSQDADINLDDDGDYFTWTRDEASAVLKEQEFEVATLHYDIDEVGEMHHNHAKNVLWIRASVEEIASRLGKERSEVETLLASAKQKMLKARLTRPTPYIDKTVYTNWNALCISAYLHASSVLGTATSGVADSTMENARSFALRSLDRLLSEAWNVDRGLLHVIAYSDLSATRREVRGLLDDYAYTVLACLDAYEATADMSYFRFARAIADAMIARFYDVTSGGFFDTEHARTEAVALGALSAKRKPFQDSPTPAGDPCAAIGLLRLHAYTNEASYRDKAEKTLEVFAGIAEQFGIYAGTYGIASIWMLRSHTQVVLVGHGLQADALYDAAVAPFAINKSVVRITENEAVGAYLPPALKQTIPNVPGLSDGRAVAIVCSDFTCRPPVHTAEDLTYTLREIITKR; encoded by the coding sequence ATGAGCACGAGCCAGACGAACACCCTGGGCCACGCCTCTTCCGCTTACCTTCGATCCGCAATGCACCAGCCGATTCAGTGGCACGAGTGGGGCGATGAGGCTTTTGCTCTCGCTCAACGCGAGAATAAGCCTGTGTTACTGGACATCGGCGCGGTGTGGTGCCACTGGTGCCACGTGATGGATCGTGAGTCGTATGACAGTCCCGAAGTGGCGCGCATCATCAATGAAAACTTTGTTGCCATCAAGGTCGATCGCGATGAGCGCCCTGATGTGGATTCGCGTCACCAAACGGCGGTGGCCGCCATCAGCGGACAGGGCGGCTGGCCCCTCACCGTTTTCCTGACTTCGGAGGGCAAACCGTTCTACGGCGGCACGTACTTCCCTCCCGCGGACAGCATGGGACGCCCTGGGTTCAAGAAGATATTGCTCGCCATATCCGAGGCGTACCGTGAGCGCCGCTCGGATGTGGAAGAGGAAGCCGGAAAGCTGATGCACGCTCTCGGACACGCCGAAGGTATGCTGGGCGGCTCGGCCGAGTTTTCGCCTCGCGTTGTGGAACAGATGGTGCAGGCCGCACTCGGCGCCTTCGATCGGGAGAATGGCGGGTTTGGCGGAGCACCTAAGTTTCCGCATCCGGCAGCGCTGGATTTGCTGCTGGACTGGTACTCGCGCACAGGCGAAGAACAAGTAGGAACTGTGGTAATGAAAACGCTGGAGCACATGGCGCGTGGCGGCGTGTACGACCAGCTTGCAGGCGGCTTCCATCGCTACTCTGTGGACGAGCGCTGGTGCGTGCCGCACTTCGAGAAAATGTCCTATGACAACTCGGAGCTGCTGAAGAATTACGTTCACGCATACCAGGCGACGCGCAATCCCTTTTTCGCGCACATCGCGCGAGACATCATTCGCTGGATGGACGAGTGGCTCAGCGACCGCGAGCGCGGCGGCTTCTTCTCGTCGCAGGACGCAGACATCAACCTGGACGACGACGGTGATTACTTTACCTGGACTCGCGACGAAGCTAGCGCCGTGCTCAAAGAGCAGGAATTCGAAGTAGCAACGCTGCACTACGACATCGACGAAGTCGGCGAAATGCACCACAACCACGCGAAGAACGTTCTATGGATTCGTGCTTCTGTTGAGGAGATCGCGTCGCGGTTGGGCAAAGAGCGCAGCGAGGTCGAAACTTTGCTGGCTTCCGCAAAACAGAAGATGCTCAAGGCACGGCTTACGCGTCCTACGCCTTACATCGATAAAACGGTGTATACGAACTGGAACGCGCTTTGCATCTCGGCGTACCTGCACGCTTCCTCCGTGCTGGGAACGGCGACGTCGGGCGTGGCTGATTCCACGATGGAAAACGCGCGCAGCTTTGCGCTGCGCTCGCTCGACCGCCTGCTATCGGAAGCTTGGAATGTGGATCGCGGCCTGCTTCACGTCATCGCCTACTCCGATCTCTCGGCGACGCGCCGCGAAGTGCGAGGACTGTTGGACGATTACGCCTACACGGTGCTCGCCTGCCTGGATGCTTACGAAGCCACGGCAGACATGAGCTATTTCCGTTTCGCGCGTGCGATCGCTGATGCCATGATCGCGCGTTTCTACGATGTCACGTCCGGGGGATTCTTCGACACCGAACACGCGCGCACGGAGGCCGTCGCGCTCGGAGCGTTAAGCGCGAAGAGAAAGCCATTCCAGGACTCGCCGACTCCAGCCGGAGATCCATGCGCGGCGATCGGGTTGCTGCGTCTGCACGCTTACACGAACGAAGCTTCGTATCGCGACAAAGCGGAAAAAACACTGGAAGTTTTTGCTGGAATCGCAGAGCAGTTCGGCATCTACGCGGGGACATACGGCATTGCATCCATCTGGATGTTGCGCTCACATACGCAAGTTGTCCTCGTGGGACACGGATTGCAAGCCGACGCGCTGTACGATGCCGCCGTAGCTCCCTTCGCGATCAACAAGTCAGTGGTGCGCATTACCGAGAACGAGGCAGTGGGCGCCTATTTACCACCCGCTTTAAAACAAACAATTCCAAACGTGCCGGGACTGAGCGACGGCCGAGCGGTTGCAATCGTCTGCTCGGACTTCACCTGCCGCCCACCAGTTCATACGGCGGAAGACCTGACATATACATTGCGCGAAATCATCACGAAGAGGTGA
- a CDS encoding CBS domain-containing protein — protein sequence MATIHELVRGREVYYVQADDKVLDAARYMSGHNIGAVPVVQSGTLVGVFSERDIMTRVLIEARDPSQISVAEVMTPDPRIVGTDELVDRCMLVMKQYGFRHLPVVDNGKLVGFLSMRDLLLHDLDEKDVEVRMMRAYMNNGAE from the coding sequence ATGGCAACGATTCACGAGTTGGTGAGGGGGCGGGAAGTCTATTACGTTCAGGCCGACGATAAGGTATTGGATGCCGCGCGCTACATGAGCGGGCACAATATAGGCGCGGTTCCTGTGGTGCAAAGCGGCACGCTGGTCGGAGTCTTCTCCGAGCGCGACATCATGACACGCGTTCTCATCGAGGCGCGTGATCCCAGCCAGATATCCGTAGCGGAAGTTATGACGCCAGATCCTCGCATCGTTGGCACGGACGAACTGGTGGACCGCTGCATGCTCGTGATGAAGCAGTACGGATTCCGGCATCTGCCTGTCGTGGACAACGGCAAACTCGTCGGCTTCTTGTCCATGCGCGATCTTCTGCTCCACGATCTCGACGAAAAAGACGTGGAAGTCCGTATGATGCGCGCCTACATGAATAATGGCGCGGAGTAG